Proteins from one Dysgonomonas sp. HDW5A genomic window:
- a CDS encoding FimB/Mfa2 family fimbrial subunit codes for MRTYRYTLLKLLILASMVSSCIRDDLSDCPPELHSFQVVFTYDTPQGERSFDPAELKVAYLYIFDKNGDYIKTIPFQNPELYRNYPLNIELPPDKYEFIVWFNQSEIFDVASYNSNEKISNPLNHLDILRLDIPVEGYITSAIPLILYGNIENVPISGDKSQIVAIPLEQNTNTINVTVKGLPKTGHAYFNTITDRNGNETFLNKPAPGKDFSYVAPMSLKGEIPDLFSSLRVLKLYKENRPRLVLWDETEKRDLYPGNSGLPNDLIKLILDKYPNVDFKTTHTFDIILIYDTDMNVKVDIQYWSDHDTDYEIEPN; via the coding sequence ATGAGAACCTATAGATATACTTTATTAAAACTGCTGATACTCGCGTCAATGGTATCTTCTTGTATCAGGGACGACCTTTCGGACTGTCCGCCTGAGTTACATAGCTTTCAGGTTGTTTTTACCTACGATACACCTCAAGGCGAACGCAGTTTTGATCCTGCCGAACTGAAAGTGGCTTATCTGTATATCTTCGATAAAAACGGGGATTATATAAAGACCATTCCATTTCAAAACCCTGAATTATACAGGAACTATCCATTGAATATAGAACTACCTCCTGATAAATATGAATTTATTGTCTGGTTCAATCAATCCGAAATATTCGATGTGGCTTCCTACAATTCGAATGAAAAAATTAGCAATCCGCTAAATCATCTGGATATCCTACGACTGGATATTCCTGTGGAGGGATATATAACATCTGCTATACCTCTCATACTTTACGGAAATATAGAAAATGTGCCTATATCGGGCGACAAATCGCAGATTGTAGCGATACCTCTCGAACAAAATACCAATACGATCAATGTTACTGTAAAAGGGCTGCCTAAAACAGGGCATGCGTATTTCAATACTATTACCGATCGCAACGGCAATGAGACATTTCTCAATAAACCGGCTCCCGGCAAAGACTTCAGCTACGTTGCTCCGATGAGTCTTAAAGGTGAAATACCCGATTTGTTTTCATCTCTCAGGGTACTGAAATTATACAAAGAAAACCGACCCAGATTAGTTCTATGGGATGAAACGGAAAAAAGAGATTTATATCCCGGAAACAGCGGCTTACCGAATGATTTAATAAAGCTTATACTGGATAAATATCCGAATGTGGATTTTAAAACCACGCATACTTTCGATATCATCCTGATTTATGATACCGATATGAATGTAAAGGTAGATATACAATACTGGAGCGACCACGATACAGATTATGAAATAGAACCCAATTGA
- a CDS encoding TonB-dependent receptor: MNNKLKKRKQRECGFFKVLILMMAMLGLGMSTHAQITITGTVLDEKDEPMIGITIAVKNSTIGTSTDIDGKYTITVPNGNAVIVYSYIGYQRQEIPVGSRKVIDVKLKENTELLDEVVVVGFGTQKKINLTGSVATVDSKMLENRPLTNVSAGLAGLLPGVTITQKSGLPGGDGGTIRVRGVGTLNNANPMVLVDGVEATMDNIDPNDIETLTVLKDAASSAIFGAKAANGVILITTKKGKAGKSQVNYSGNFGWQTPTALPKYIRSAEYAEMYNEALKNDGKSLKFTEAEIQKFRDGSDPDNFADTDWQDLLYQGSGFQTNHSVNVSGGTDKARYMTSVGYLQQDGVIKLTGKKQYNIRTNLDINPISKLDVGVNLSYTRMDLEEATNSYVGGGADQIFRQVNLISPWIPYRKSNGDYGTISDGNPIAWIDLGQQILKKRAYFLGIGTIKYEFIKDLSLKGVFSYKTFTEDQNEFIKDIQYNPYKYQGPNKMHQRDYSNETVASDIFLNYSKSFNRNHNFIFLGGFHSEYYHYKYTYAYRENFPSNNLSDLNGGSTAGMKNEGYTRELAMLSWFGRLNYDYAGKYLLEANFRYDGSSRFAEANRWGFFPSFSGAWRISEESFMEPLRTSITNLKVRASWGKLGNQAALDDYYPTIPTLSLKDQDYAFGGKIVPGGATIYAKNPNLKWEETRTWNIGLDVGITSDLNITVDYYDKLTSDILMKVPTPDTYALENFWDNVGEVSNKGIEFSAQYNKQLKNVMFSFGGNIAYNKNKILKLAGQNEIIDGKDIKRVGSSLNSIYGYKTDGLYQSQEDINNWPTNNIQGTVVPGDLRYVDVSGDGVLNAADRVIIGCTDPKFVFGFNLGATYRGFDMLLFFQGTAGGKGYMESEAIGELNGDNGKPTTFWRNRWTPENTNTNVPRLSSQGKSGPSMPSVISSYWLQDGTYLRLKNLQLGYTLPAKLTHNMQISKVRVFYSAQNLLTFTSFVKGWDPESPVGRGSHYPQVMVNSFGINVTF, encoded by the coding sequence ATGAACAACAAACTAAAAAAAAGGAAACAACGAGAATGTGGTTTCTTTAAAGTGCTAATTCTAATGATGGCAATGCTTGGCTTGGGGATGTCGACCCATGCACAAATAACCATCACAGGTACAGTACTGGACGAAAAGGACGAACCCATGATTGGGATTACAATTGCTGTTAAAAATTCAACAATTGGAACATCTACTGATATCGATGGTAAATACACTATAACCGTACCCAACGGTAATGCAGTGATAGTCTATTCATATATCGGTTACCAAAGACAAGAGATACCCGTAGGCTCACGCAAAGTAATAGACGTAAAGTTGAAAGAAAACACCGAATTACTGGATGAAGTTGTAGTAGTTGGTTTTGGTACACAGAAAAAAATAAATCTGACAGGATCAGTGGCTACTGTAGATAGCAAAATGCTGGAAAATAGACCTCTTACCAATGTGTCTGCAGGTTTAGCCGGATTATTACCAGGTGTTACCATTACTCAAAAAAGCGGATTGCCGGGTGGTGATGGAGGTACTATAAGGGTACGTGGTGTAGGAACTTTAAACAATGCCAACCCGATGGTACTTGTAGATGGAGTAGAAGCCACAATGGACAATATAGATCCTAATGACATCGAAACATTAACTGTTTTGAAAGATGCTGCAAGCTCGGCTATATTTGGAGCAAAAGCGGCAAATGGAGTTATTTTAATCACTACAAAGAAGGGAAAAGCAGGTAAGTCGCAAGTCAATTATTCCGGAAATTTTGGTTGGCAAACACCTACGGCACTGCCCAAGTATATACGATCGGCAGAATATGCTGAAATGTATAACGAAGCTCTTAAAAATGATGGTAAAAGCTTAAAATTTACAGAAGCTGAAATTCAAAAATTCAGAGATGGATCTGATCCTGATAATTTTGCAGATACCGATTGGCAAGACTTACTTTATCAAGGTTCGGGATTTCAGACTAATCATAGTGTGAACGTAAGCGGAGGTACAGACAAAGCCCGTTACATGACATCGGTAGGTTATCTTCAACAAGACGGTGTGATCAAATTAACAGGTAAGAAACAATACAATATACGAACCAACCTGGACATCAACCCAATCTCGAAACTTGATGTTGGCGTCAATCTATCTTATACTCGTATGGACTTAGAAGAAGCTACAAACTCGTATGTAGGAGGAGGGGCAGACCAGATTTTCAGACAAGTAAATCTAATTTCACCATGGATTCCCTATCGTAAATCGAACGGTGATTATGGAACAATAAGTGATGGTAACCCGATTGCATGGATAGATTTGGGACAGCAGATTTTGAAAAAAAGAGCATACTTCTTAGGAATAGGAACAATTAAGTACGAGTTTATAAAAGACCTGTCGTTAAAAGGAGTGTTCTCTTACAAAACATTCACCGAAGACCAAAACGAATTTATAAAAGATATTCAATACAATCCTTATAAATACCAAGGTCCAAACAAGATGCACCAACGAGACTATTCGAACGAAACAGTCGCAAGTGATATCTTCTTAAATTATAGTAAGAGCTTTAATCGTAATCATAATTTCATATTCTTAGGAGGCTTTCACTCCGAATATTACCACTACAAATATACATATGCCTATCGTGAAAATTTTCCTAGTAATAACCTGAGCGATTTAAACGGAGGTAGTACCGCAGGTATGAAAAACGAAGGATATACCAGAGAACTAGCTATGTTATCATGGTTTGGTCGCCTTAATTATGATTATGCAGGTAAATATTTACTCGAAGCTAACTTCCGTTACGATGGCTCATCTCGTTTTGCTGAAGCCAATCGTTGGGGATTTTTCCCTTCATTCTCGGGAGCATGGCGTATTTCGGAAGAAAGCTTCATGGAACCTCTAAGAACCTCTATTACGAATTTGAAGGTGAGAGCATCATGGGGTAAATTGGGTAACCAAGCAGCTTTAGACGATTATTACCCTACCATCCCTACCTTATCTCTAAAAGATCAGGATTATGCTTTCGGAGGTAAAATAGTACCCGGTGGAGCAACCATTTATGCCAAGAATCCAAACCTTAAATGGGAAGAAACACGCACATGGAACATCGGTCTTGATGTTGGTATTACTAGCGATCTTAATATTACCGTTGACTATTATGACAAACTAACATCGGATATCCTTATGAAAGTGCCTACACCTGACACATATGCTTTAGAAAACTTCTGGGACAATGTAGGTGAAGTATCCAATAAGGGGATCGAGTTTTCGGCACAGTATAATAAGCAATTGAAGAACGTAATGTTTTCTTTCGGTGGTAATATTGCATACAATAAAAACAAGATATTGAAACTTGCCGGACAAAACGAAATTATTGATGGAAAAGACATTAAACGAGTAGGAAGCTCTTTAAATAGTATTTATGGATATAAAACCGACGGTTTATACCAATCACAAGAAGATATAAACAATTGGCCGACAAATAACATACAAGGAACTGTAGTACCGGGTGACTTGCGTTACGTAGATGTATCGGGTGATGGAGTGCTGAATGCTGCCGACCGAGTGATAATAGGTTGTACCGATCCTAAATTTGTCTTTGGTTTTAATCTAGGAGCAACTTATAGAGGGTTCGATATGCTCCTATTCTTTCAAGGAACAGCAGGAGGTAAAGGATATATGGAATCAGAAGCTATTGGAGAGCTGAATGGAGATAACGGTAAACCTACCACCTTTTGGCGTAACCGATGGACTCCGGAAAATACAAATACGAATGTACCCCGTTTGAGTAGTCAGGGTAAAAGCGGACCTAGTATGCCCAGTGTAATATCTTCTTATTGGCTACAAGATGGTACTTATTTACGTTTGAAAAATCTACAATTAGGATACACACTTCCCGCAAAACTAACTCACAATATGCAAATATCTAAAGTCAGAGTATTTTATAGTGCTCAAAACCTGTTGACATTTACAAGCTTTGTAAAAGGCTGGGATCCTGAATCTCCGGTTGGAAGAGGTAGCCACTATCCTCAGGTGATGGTGAATTCATTTGGTATTAACGTTACATTTTAA
- a CDS encoding DUF3868 domain-containing protein produces MKKNILIITLVALIIQPGIAKKIYKGEVSVEVSTYAKQNNKVIVNADIILDKLKVAANDMFTITPVIRSLDGTDQMEFEPLIINGSTRNKVNQRAIGFGNYSYPENTAGIVKRNNGKSQQFSYSIDADYSSWMRSSELVFIESVTGCNCADKGNITHPGQKLELPPPYTPQFELAYLIPAVEAVKHRADSYSASLDYAISKSDIDRNFKNNDAVLKEVDRIISEIKNDPNIVLDKIVVTGYASPDGDAAYNMLLSEKRANTFMAYLINKHNLPQNLITTNWKGEDWQGLRTLISQSDYSYRNDILQIIDNTNDINKRKAALKNLRSGAIYRNLLETDFPGLRRNSYDIFYTVRGLDINQSKALINVKPQQLSLNEMFMVANSYEKGSKEFKETFNIAVRLYPEDAVALFNSLTSDIETGSFDNPITGLQHTDKPEGWNNMAVALFHKGDYQSALHYFEKASQTGLREALDNLSQYKLWLESKDN; encoded by the coding sequence ATGAAAAAGAATATTTTAATCATAACCCTAGTGGCGCTGATAATCCAACCGGGTATAGCAAAAAAAATATACAAAGGAGAAGTATCAGTTGAAGTTTCCACTTATGCCAAACAGAATAACAAGGTGATTGTAAATGCCGATATCATCTTGGATAAGTTAAAGGTGGCAGCAAATGATATGTTTACTATAACCCCAGTAATCAGGTCATTGGACGGAACCGATCAAATGGAGTTCGAACCTCTGATTATTAATGGAAGTACACGTAATAAAGTCAATCAGCGTGCTATAGGTTTCGGTAACTACAGTTATCCCGAAAATACAGCGGGCATCGTTAAACGCAACAATGGCAAATCCCAACAGTTCTCTTATTCAATTGATGCAGATTACTCTTCATGGATGCGAAGCAGTGAGTTGGTTTTTATAGAGTCGGTAACCGGTTGTAACTGTGCAGATAAGGGAAACATCACACATCCGGGACAAAAATTAGAACTTCCACCACCTTATACTCCACAGTTTGAATTAGCCTATCTTATTCCAGCCGTGGAAGCTGTAAAACACCGTGCCGACTCTTACTCGGCAAGCTTGGATTATGCTATCAGCAAATCCGATATAGACCGAAATTTCAAGAATAATGATGCTGTTCTGAAAGAAGTGGATCGGATTATTTCTGAAATAAAAAATGATCCTAATATCGTATTGGATAAAATAGTTGTTACCGGATATGCTTCTCCCGATGGAGACGCTGCATACAATATGTTGCTATCCGAGAAACGTGCTAACACTTTTATGGCTTATCTAATAAACAAACATAATCTGCCTCAAAATCTGATCACAACAAACTGGAAAGGAGAAGACTGGCAAGGACTGAGAACCCTGATAAGCCAATCGGATTACTCCTACCGGAATGACATATTGCAGATTATAGACAATACCAACGATATAAACAAACGTAAAGCCGCTTTAAAGAACCTCCGAAGTGGAGCTATTTATCGTAATCTTCTCGAAACTGATTTCCCTGGTTTGCGGCGAAACAGCTACGATATATTTTACACTGTCCGCGGATTGGACATCAACCAATCAAAAGCTTTGATAAATGTAAAACCTCAACAGCTTAGTCTCAATGAGATGTTTATGGTGGCTAACAGCTATGAAAAAGGAAGTAAAGAGTTTAAAGAGACTTTCAATATAGCTGTGAGATTATACCCTGAAGATGCGGTAGCTCTATTCAACAGCCTGACTTCGGATATCGAAACCGGCTCGTTCGACAATCCCATAACCGGGTTGCAGCATACCGACAAACCGGAGGGTTGGAACAACATGGCGGTGGCACTATTCCACAAGGGTGATTATCAAAGTGCCTTACACTACTTTGAAAAAGCCTCGCAGACAGGTTTAAGAGAGGCTCTAGATAACCTTTCGCAATATAAGCTGTGGCTCGAAAGTAAAGACAATTAA
- a CDS encoding AraC family transcriptional regulator: protein MDLENVLAIVVYSVPVYSSITGALLMMLTYRDCISYSESRIKFLLIFYYIFASFIWLGTIAFHFSQSLFIYLNPFFYLSLLLASVTLYHFIFYLTATQKDKHFSMWHYLPPLVIFLIIFIWSFFIPYDVQYAIVSGNDTVVPEYKYYSMFYISKHALRIIYLSVYIFLSVRRLYFYSRVVINYYGAEYKKYIFWLWYILGLSIILILVSIITALSPYTHIHKFLSNIFIVLVIATAHAVLVYNIIRRNYYLIFSEKKISIQQSGPEQNADIGLPASKKANLPRRPYTRHHKQFKISEFTMGGGLRKKQFEQYFKEYKPFLNPDFRITDLIEPFGVNRTYISRFVNTEYGMNFSRYVNRYRLQRLEVLMSLPSGKGKSLQDLLKLAGFGSYRSYMRAKLIEDEEANKKKRKR, encoded by the coding sequence ATGGATTTAGAAAATGTTTTAGCCATAGTTGTTTATTCGGTTCCGGTATATTCATCGATAACCGGTGCCTTGTTGATGATGCTTACATACCGCGACTGTATAAGTTACTCCGAAAGCAGAATTAAATTTCTGTTGATATTTTATTATATATTCGCCTCCTTTATTTGGTTGGGTACTATCGCATTTCATTTCAGCCAGTCTTTGTTTATTTACCTGAACCCATTTTTTTATCTTTCTCTACTTCTTGCCTCTGTTACATTATACCATTTTATCTTTTATTTGACGGCTACCCAAAAAGATAAGCATTTCTCGATGTGGCATTACTTGCCTCCCCTAGTTATTTTTCTAATCATTTTCATCTGGTCTTTTTTTATTCCTTATGATGTGCAGTATGCTATCGTCTCTGGTAACGATACTGTTGTTCCCGAATACAAGTATTACTCGATGTTTTATATATCGAAGCATGCTTTGCGTATTATTTATCTGAGTGTATATATTTTTCTTAGTGTACGCAGGCTCTATTTCTATTCCAGAGTAGTTATCAACTATTATGGGGCGGAATATAAAAAATACATTTTTTGGCTATGGTACATTCTGGGATTAAGCATAATATTGATATTAGTAAGCATCATCACCGCTTTATCTCCTTATACACATATTCATAAATTCCTCAGCAATATTTTCATTGTATTGGTGATAGCTACGGCACATGCCGTATTGGTATACAATATTATCCGGCGTAATTATTACCTCATATTTTCAGAAAAAAAAATTTCTATTCAACAAAGCGGTCCAGAGCAAAATGCAGATATAGGTTTACCCGCATCAAAAAAGGCAAATCTTCCGAGAAGACCTTATACACGACATCATAAGCAGTTTAAAATAAGCGAATTTACAATGGGTGGCGGACTGAGAAAAAAACAATTTGAACAGTATTTCAAGGAATATAAGCCTTTCCTGAATCCTGATTTTCGCATTACTGACTTGATAGAACCTTTCGGAGTTAATCGTACCTATATATCACGCTTTGTAAACACTGAATATGGGATGAATTTCAGTCGTTATGTAAACCGTTACAGACTGCAGAGGCTCGAAGTGCTGATGTCTCTACCTTCAGGCAAAGGGAAAAGTCTTCAGGATTTACTTAAATTGGCCGGTTTTGGTAGCTACCGTAGTTATATGAGAGCCAAACTTATAGAGGATGAAGAAGCAAATAAAAAGAAGAGAAAAAGATAA
- a CDS encoding RagB/SusD family nutrient uptake outer membrane protein produces the protein MKKYILFLVSVFALTSCSDFLDRAPGDALSPGTFWETENDAKLALTGCYRGFEDSYGIMYRDCGSDNAYNFHRHEGYQAIGDGTMSPGDPGSTAIFSFVTIRKCNEFLENIDRVNFRTEGLKTKYVAEVRFIRAYRYFLLTQWYGDSPLVTKTFATPEEARVGRDPKATVEDFVISELKEITPSLVEKHSSSETGRIPQGAAQALLMRMYLFKGMYKEAIEVAKAIQGYDLFPSYEGLFLMANRDTNSEAILQYEHIENNLSMDLTPFLPNSQGGWSSVVPLQSLVDNYETADGLTIAEAKAAGKYDDTNPYVNRDPRLRQTLIYPGQLWEGEIFSSVVSGNADHPTKENNSTKSGYNFKKYFNNLEQFPSGFWNTGRSIMIFRYAEVLLTLAEAKIELNQLDAEMYDALDRVRTRAAMPAVDRTKYNTQDKLRELVRRERRSEFAFEGLRRYDIIRWGLAHQVMNGDALGCRQGTILDDVLPNGDRKVNLNGANFFVEKRKFADKNIYLPIPQSSIDKNNNLLPNNPGY, from the coding sequence ATGAAAAAATATATATTATTTTTAGTTTCGGTATTTGCTCTTACTTCTTGTTCGGATTTTCTTGACCGAGCGCCGGGTGATGCCCTTTCTCCAGGTACATTCTGGGAAACAGAAAACGATGCAAAACTGGCCTTGACCGGTTGTTACAGAGGTTTTGAGGATAGTTATGGTATTATGTATCGCGATTGTGGTTCCGATAATGCTTATAATTTTCACCGCCACGAAGGCTATCAAGCTATTGGAGATGGAACGATGTCTCCCGGTGACCCCGGTTCTACAGCTATCTTCTCTTTTGTTACTATTCGCAAGTGTAATGAGTTTCTAGAAAATATCGATCGGGTAAACTTCAGAACCGAAGGTTTAAAAACAAAGTATGTAGCCGAAGTTCGTTTTATCAGAGCATACCGTTATTTTTTACTGACTCAATGGTATGGCGATTCACCTTTGGTTACCAAAACTTTTGCGACTCCCGAAGAAGCCAGAGTTGGTCGAGATCCCAAAGCAACAGTAGAAGATTTTGTAATATCTGAGCTAAAAGAAATTACTCCCAGTCTTGTAGAAAAACATTCGTCCAGCGAAACAGGACGCATTCCCCAAGGTGCGGCACAAGCTTTGTTAATGCGCATGTATTTATTCAAAGGAATGTACAAGGAGGCCATTGAAGTAGCAAAAGCAATTCAAGGATACGACTTATTCCCTTCATACGAAGGTCTGTTTTTGATGGCAAACAGAGATACGAACTCAGAAGCAATACTTCAATACGAACATATCGAAAATAATCTTTCTATGGACTTAACCCCATTCCTTCCTAACAGTCAAGGAGGATGGTCGTCGGTAGTCCCTTTGCAATCATTAGTTGATAATTATGAAACCGCTGATGGTTTAACGATAGCCGAAGCTAAGGCAGCAGGCAAATATGACGATACCAATCCTTACGTAAACAGGGATCCCCGCTTAAGACAGACTCTAATTTATCCCGGACAACTTTGGGAAGGAGAGATATTCAGTTCTGTTGTTTCAGGAAATGCAGATCATCCGACTAAAGAGAACAATTCAACTAAATCGGGTTATAATTTCAAGAAGTATTTCAATAATTTGGAACAATTCCCTTCCGGATTTTGGAATACGGGGCGAAGCATTATGATTTTCAGATATGCCGAAGTTCTTCTGACATTAGCCGAAGCGAAAATAGAATTGAACCAATTAGATGCTGAAATGTATGATGCTTTAGATAGAGTCAGAACAAGAGCCGCAATGCCAGCCGTAGACAGAACCAAATACAATACACAAGATAAATTACGAGAATTAGTTCGTCGCGAACGTCGTTCCGAATTTGCTTTCGAGGGGCTAAGACGTTATGATATTATCCGTTGGGGACTTGCTCACCAAGTGATGAATGGAGATGCACTAGGTTGTCGTCAAGGGACTATTTTAGATGATGTTTTACCCAATGGGGACAGGAAAGTAAATTTGAATGGTGCTAACTTCTTTGTGGAAAAGAGAAAATTTGCAGACAAAAATATTTATTTGCCTATTCCTCAATCTTCAATCGATAAGAATAACAACTTATTACCTAATAATCCGGGATACTAA
- a CDS encoding DUF3575 domain-containing protein translates to MNKTKANTKKKALVLLLVLLLMSLTTYAQKASLKTNLLYGATATPNLAFEIGLSDKTSLELYGGYNPWEFSDNKKLKHYLIQPEFRWWFCETFNGTFVGVHLLGGEYNMAKIKLPFGMYKSLQDYRYEGYFYGGGISVGHQWILSKRWSIEATLGMGYIRTHFDKYPCEECGKKIKSDDKNYFGPTKAGISLIYYLR, encoded by the coding sequence ATGAATAAGACAAAAGCAAACACAAAGAAAAAAGCATTAGTGCTTCTTTTAGTCCTGCTTCTGATGTCACTGACAACTTACGCACAAAAAGCTTCATTAAAAACCAACCTGCTCTATGGTGCTACGGCCACGCCGAATCTGGCTTTTGAAATAGGGCTAAGCGACAAAACCAGCCTGGAGTTGTATGGAGGGTATAATCCCTGGGAATTCAGTGATAATAAGAAATTAAAACATTACCTGATACAGCCCGAATTCAGATGGTGGTTTTGTGAAACATTTAATGGCACATTTGTAGGGGTTCACCTGCTTGGTGGCGAATACAATATGGCAAAAATAAAATTACCATTCGGAATGTATAAATCTTTGCAAGATTACCGCTACGAAGGCTACTTCTATGGAGGTGGTATCAGTGTGGGACATCAATGGATACTCAGTAAACGCTGGAGCATAGAGGCGACCCTTGGAATGGGATATATACGCACACATTTCGATAAATACCCTTGTGAGGAATGTGGTAAAAAAATAAAATCGGATGACAAAAATTATTTTGGCCCCACAAAAGCCGGTATCTCCCTTATTTATTATTTACGGTAA
- a CDS encoding Mfa1 family fimbria major subunit (Members of this family are fimbrial shaft proteins (major subunit proteins), found in the Bacteriodetes. The family is named for Mfa1 from Porphyromonas gingivalis, and is related to but distinct from the family of FimA from the species.): protein MKTKAFLIATLLFAAGLYSCSDENNENTNSGGEDKGQPTYLDVSFSFPKGDVVTRAATTEDNNASLLETAVNTVDVYIFNSNTGMMSKHQALAASDFVQQIPGGGNADVWKAKATIGTTTGAKTVFIGINLPTTFAQGLKNTSLANFNDNVHSLTMGQLVTGDGVAMFSANGVTSELKPQGDPDYGTNNTVKIPVKRLVAKVTVEKSSTMTINGPGKIDNLAFAINNINTKFFLVPKADGSDPNYLPHSWLSTDFINAVNTPDAPGDGYVKVNEANVPLVKDLNTLYTTENTSVNHWKEEITRATIRATFVPNKVTQKNGSEFVEVANPNLTPKTFWTVILQNGYRYYFLDENTATAFKNANPGSIKPAEYTNGYCYYDMFLNKQGYFNGYPVTSKKWDVFRNDYYRCRITSIFGPGRPDVPPLDPQTPPDTETDIKYEVDILFWNVVTDDYDLEP from the coding sequence ATGAAAACCAAAGCATTTTTAATCGCAACATTGCTTTTTGCTGCCGGATTATACAGTTGCAGTGACGAGAACAATGAAAATACAAACTCGGGAGGTGAAGATAAAGGCCAACCAACCTATCTGGACGTTTCATTCTCCTTTCCAAAAGGAGATGTGGTAACAAGAGCAGCAACAACCGAGGACAATAATGCTTCTCTGTTAGAAACAGCTGTTAATACGGTCGATGTATATATCTTCAATTCAAATACCGGCATGATGTCTAAGCATCAGGCACTGGCTGCATCTGATTTTGTGCAACAAATTCCGGGAGGTGGCAACGCAGACGTTTGGAAAGCCAAAGCGACCATCGGTACCACTACAGGGGCTAAAACAGTATTTATCGGGATTAACTTACCCACAACATTTGCTCAAGGGCTAAAGAATACCAGCTTAGCTAATTTCAACGACAATGTACATTCGTTGACTATGGGTCAGCTTGTGACAGGAGATGGGGTTGCCATGTTCAGTGCCAACGGAGTAACCAGTGAACTCAAACCTCAAGGAGATCCGGATTATGGAACAAATAACACAGTGAAAATACCTGTAAAAAGACTTGTGGCTAAAGTAACCGTCGAAAAATCATCAACGATGACAATTAATGGGCCCGGTAAAATTGATAATCTTGCTTTTGCAATAAACAATATCAATACAAAATTCTTCCTGGTTCCCAAAGCTGATGGTTCGGATCCCAATTACCTACCCCATTCGTGGTTATCAACAGATTTTATCAATGCAGTGAATACTCCCGATGCTCCCGGTGACGGATATGTGAAGGTCAATGAGGCGAATGTTCCATTAGTAAAAGACCTCAACACCCTTTATACTACCGAAAATACGTCTGTAAACCACTGGAAAGAAGAAATCACCCGTGCCACAATACGTGCGACTTTTGTACCTAATAAAGTAACACAAAAAAATGGATCAGAGTTCGTAGAAGTAGCCAACCCAAATTTAACTCCAAAAACCTTCTGGACTGTTATACTTCAAAATGGCTATAGATATTATTTTCTGGATGAAAATACTGCTACAGCTTTTAAAAACGCCAATCCGGGCAGTATTAAACCCGCTGAATATACAAACGGATATTGCTATTACGATATGTTCCTCAACAAACAAGGGTATTTTAATGGCTATCCTGTAACGAGCAAGAAATGGGACGTATTCCGAAACGATTACTACCGCTGCCGCATTACCAGTATCTTTGGTCCAGGTCGTCCTGATGTACCCCCATTAGATCCCCAAACACCGCCTGACACAGAAACTGATATAAAATATGAAGTAGATATCTTGTTCTGGAATGTGGTTACTGATGATTATGATTTGGAGCCTTAA